A stretch of Anaeromyxobacter dehalogenans 2CP-1 DNA encodes these proteins:
- a CDS encoding parallel beta-helix domain-containing protein: MTARPLAASLTAALLLACGSDSNPKPADPCAGVTAPCTAFPAGTTEDRIQGAVALAPDGATFVFGAGTFRFANALEVTANGVTIRGAGRDATVLDFAGQVGAEGVGASGDAFTLSDLSIRDTAGNGVKVVGAAGVTIRNVGVSWTRPDLSTHGGYGIYPVQSTDVLVEGCFTSGATDTGIYVGQSQNIVVRDNEATGNVAGVEIENSWDADVHGNHLHGNTAGVLVFDLPGLPQQGGHSVRVFDNRILDNDHPNFAPAGGIVAIVPAGSGVVVMANHDVEVFGNTIQGNQTAAVGVISYLLTGQAPPDGYDPFPRRVHVHGNTISGNGTAPDAATPLGAALGQVRTALGADLPDVMWDGIPDPTGSGANPQEICVAAGASWLSLGAASDPWTPDPDDTAFRCALDPLPAVVLP; encoded by the coding sequence ATGACCGCTCGTCCGCTCGCCGCCTCCCTGACCGCCGCGCTGCTCCTCGCCTGTGGCTCCGACTCGAACCCGAAGCCCGCCGATCCCTGCGCCGGGGTCACCGCCCCGTGCACCGCGTTCCCCGCCGGGACCACCGAGGATCGCATCCAGGGCGCCGTCGCGCTCGCCCCCGACGGCGCCACGTTCGTGTTCGGCGCGGGCACGTTCCGGTTCGCGAACGCGCTCGAGGTGACCGCGAACGGGGTCACGATCCGCGGCGCCGGGCGCGACGCCACCGTCCTCGACTTCGCGGGCCAGGTGGGCGCGGAGGGCGTGGGCGCGAGCGGCGACGCGTTCACCCTGAGCGATCTCTCGATCCGCGACACCGCCGGCAACGGCGTGAAGGTGGTGGGCGCGGCCGGGGTGACCATCCGCAACGTGGGCGTGTCCTGGACGCGCCCCGATCTCTCGACCCACGGCGGCTACGGCATCTACCCGGTGCAGTCCACGGACGTGCTGGTGGAGGGCTGCTTCACCTCCGGCGCCACCGACACCGGCATCTACGTGGGCCAGTCGCAGAACATCGTCGTCCGGGACAACGAGGCCACCGGCAACGTCGCCGGCGTCGAGATCGAGAACAGCTGGGACGCCGACGTCCACGGCAACCACCTGCACGGCAACACCGCCGGCGTGCTGGTGTTCGACCTGCCCGGCCTGCCGCAGCAGGGCGGGCACTCGGTCCGGGTGTTCGACAACCGCATCCTCGACAACGACCACCCGAACTTCGCCCCGGCGGGCGGCATCGTGGCGATCGTGCCGGCCGGCTCCGGCGTGGTGGTGATGGCGAACCACGACGTGGAGGTGTTCGGGAACACCATCCAGGGGAACCAGACCGCCGCGGTGGGCGTGATCAGCTACCTGCTCACCGGCCAGGCGCCGCCCGACGGCTACGATCCGTTCCCGCGCCGCGTGCACGTGCACGGCAACACCATCTCCGGGAACGGCACCGCGCCGGACGCGGCCACCCCGCTCGGCGCCGCGCTCGGCCAGGTCCGGACCGCCCTCGGCGCCGACCTGCCCGACGTGATGTGGGACGGCATCCCGGACCCGACCGGCTCGGGCGCGAACCCGCAGGAGATCTGCGTCGCCGCGGGCGCGTCCTGGCTCAGCCTGGGCGCGGCGAGCGACCCGTGGACCCCGGATCCGGACGACACCGCGTTCCGCTGCGCGCTCGACCCGCTGCCGGCGGTCGTCCTGCCGTGA